Proteins from a genomic interval of Amycolatopsis sp. cg13:
- a CDS encoding GAF domain-containing protein gives MSHPTDENAGRRTTDRHVGLLPAAVPSALAAITSRLVGNPDNAAVLRLITEVGTGLLGAQGTGVLLKDPRGEPAVVAASDETAQFVELLQTDLRQGPCVDCIATAAVVVAPDLNRERDRWPGFTTAALSAGYQAVVAVPLKLDGEAVGGFNLLFAAPTEPQPWQSALAQVVSDLAVLALVQETGPRRSDRLFEATLASLNDRVQLSQAVGMVAGTLGTDPETARSLVNDYATRHDRPLREVTRALIDRTLDPADLAG, from the coding sequence ATGAGCCATCCCACCGACGAAAACGCCGGCCGCCGGACGACGGACAGACACGTCGGCCTCCTGCCCGCGGCGGTCCCCTCGGCGCTGGCCGCGATCACCTCCCGCCTGGTCGGCAATCCGGACAACGCCGCGGTGCTGCGCCTGATCACCGAGGTCGGCACCGGGCTGCTCGGCGCGCAAGGCACCGGGGTGCTGCTGAAGGACCCGCGCGGCGAGCCCGCCGTCGTGGCGGCCTCGGACGAGACCGCGCAGTTCGTGGAGCTGCTGCAGACCGACCTGCGCCAGGGACCGTGCGTCGACTGCATCGCGACCGCGGCCGTGGTCGTCGCGCCCGACCTGAACCGCGAGCGGGACCGCTGGCCGGGCTTCACGACGGCGGCGCTGTCGGCCGGGTACCAGGCCGTGGTCGCGGTGCCGCTGAAGCTGGACGGCGAAGCGGTGGGCGGGTTCAACCTGCTGTTCGCCGCGCCGACCGAACCGCAGCCGTGGCAGTCGGCGCTGGCGCAGGTGGTGTCGGACCTCGCGGTGCTGGCCCTGGTCCAGGAAACCGGCCCGCGGCGTTCGGACCGGCTGTTCGAGGCGACCCTCGCGTCGCTGAACGACCGGGTCCAGCTGAGCCAGGCCGTCGGGATGGTCGCCGGAACCCTCGGCACCGACCCGGAAACGGCCCGCTCCCTGGTGAACGACTACGCGACCCGGCACGACCGGCCGCTGCGCGAGGTCACCCGCGCGCTGATCGACCGCACCCTCGACCCGGCCGACCTCGCCGGCTGA
- a CDS encoding NAD(P)H nitroreductase yields MPNSRVPSPAAVEAAVAAALLAPGASDAPRWQWRIGYRTLHLCAGRAADDPAGQWQTFSSGAALHHLRVAFAGLGWACAVDRLPSPGQPDCLAVVTPRPGEPRSGEVALATSIARRREDLRPCGGRPVPSDCLDRLSHAAAREGAVLHPVEDRAVRGYLMTAVGDGTRVPAQMRREEAYARSSSLVAPQGVLVRTAVGNQPPLARSEAESRRDGASLLVLSTPGDDRLDWLRAGEALSSVLLTATGYGLSSGRLRRTGPRLRETLAERVTLGRAPQAVLWVGRPPVGVKRLQMTRSHATVDDVLEPLQAPAKHGF; encoded by the coding sequence ATGCCGAATTCGCGGGTTCCCAGCCCCGCCGCCGTCGAGGCGGCGGTGGCAGCGGCACTTCTCGCCCCAGGCGCCTCCGACGCCCCGCGCTGGCAGTGGCGCATCGGCTACCGCACGCTGCACCTGTGCGCGGGGCGAGCCGCCGACGACCCCGCCGGGCAATGGCAGACGTTCAGCAGCGGCGCGGCACTGCACCATCTCCGGGTCGCCTTCGCCGGTCTCGGCTGGGCCTGCGCGGTGGACCGGCTGCCGTCCCCTGGCCAGCCGGACTGCCTTGCCGTGGTGACGCCGCGGCCGGGCGAACCGCGTTCCGGGGAAGTCGCGCTGGCGACGTCGATCGCCCGGCGCCGAGAGGATTTGCGGCCGTGCGGCGGCCGGCCGGTGCCGTCCGACTGCCTTGATCGGCTTTCGCACGCGGCGGCGCGCGAAGGCGCGGTATTGCACCCGGTGGAAGACCGCGCTGTCCGCGGTTACCTGATGACCGCGGTCGGCGACGGCACCAGGGTTCCCGCGCAGATGCGTCGCGAAGAGGCGTACGCACGCAGCTCGTCCCTCGTCGCTCCGCAGGGTGTTCTCGTCCGTACGGCGGTGGGAAACCAGCCGCCGCTCGCGCGAAGCGAAGCGGAATCTCGCCGCGACGGCGCTTCGCTGCTGGTGCTCAGCACGCCCGGCGACGATCGCCTTGACTGGCTGCGCGCGGGAGAAGCGCTGAGCTCGGTGCTGCTGACCGCGACGGGGTACGGATTGTCGTCCGGACGGCTGCGCCGAACCGGGCCGCGGCTGCGCGAGACTCTCGCGGAACGCGTCACGCTCGGCAGGGCCCCGCAAGCGGTGTTGTGGGTGGGACGGCCGCCTGTTGGTGTGAAGCGGCTTCAGATGACGAGGTCGCACGCGACCGTCGACGATGTGCTGGAACCGCTTCAGGCACCGGCGAAACATGGCTTCTGA
- a CDS encoding LacI family DNA-binding transcriptional regulator, which translates to MAAETGEVRGAGRRPVLSDVARLAGTSTAVVSYVLNDGPRPVADKTRRKVEDAIRMLGYRRNPLAGALSGGRSNLVGLLVPDTANAFYGEMSRCLEAEGRRRGLLTLLGNTDYRPGLADEYGEAFSELRPRGIFVTTGEKPRLSAETPCVFLQWAAPDDSSPSVVFNDFDGARLVTEHLLGHGYEDIFCVAGEIAVGPAEGREGGWREAMADAGLPAEGRLVRTSFDKVEAGRAVRDVLTSGRRIRAVYATTDEQALVTIRIAHSLGLRVPEDLAVVGFDGTREARLGNVPLTTVHLPLEEFAVRAFAALDGRADSSTVLDGTLSIGVTCGCEPGTAEEAAHAAAAASG; encoded by the coding sequence GTGGCAGCGGAAACCGGGGAAGTTCGGGGCGCCGGGCGCCGGCCGGTCCTTTCCGACGTCGCGCGGCTGGCCGGGACCTCCACGGCGGTGGTCAGCTACGTCCTCAACGACGGGCCGCGTCCGGTGGCCGACAAGACGCGGCGCAAGGTCGAGGACGCCATCCGGATGCTCGGCTACCGGCGCAATCCGCTCGCCGGGGCGTTGAGCGGCGGCCGGTCCAATTTGGTCGGACTGCTGGTGCCGGACACCGCGAACGCGTTCTACGGCGAGATGTCGCGCTGCCTCGAAGCGGAGGGCCGCCGCCGGGGATTGCTGACGCTGCTCGGCAACACCGATTACCGGCCGGGGCTCGCCGACGAATACGGCGAGGCCTTCTCCGAACTGCGCCCGCGCGGGATTTTCGTGACGACCGGCGAAAAACCGCGCTTGTCCGCCGAAACGCCGTGCGTGTTCCTGCAGTGGGCCGCGCCGGACGACAGTTCGCCCAGCGTGGTGTTCAACGACTTCGACGGCGCGCGGCTCGTCACCGAGCATCTGCTCGGGCACGGGTACGAAGACATCTTTTGCGTGGCAGGCGAAATCGCGGTGGGACCGGCCGAAGGCCGCGAAGGCGGCTGGCGCGAGGCGATGGCGGACGCCGGTCTGCCCGCCGAGGGCAGGCTCGTCCGGACGTCCTTCGACAAGGTCGAGGCGGGCCGCGCGGTGCGCGACGTGCTGACGAGCGGCCGCCGGATCCGCGCCGTCTACGCGACCACCGACGAACAGGCGCTGGTGACCATCCGCATCGCACACAGCCTGGGTCTGCGCGTGCCGGAAGACCTCGCCGTCGTCGGCTTCGACGGAACGAGAGAAGCCCGCCTCGGCAACGTCCCGCTCACCACGGTCCACCTGCCGCTGGAGGAATTCGCGGTGCGCGCCTTCGCCGCCCTGGACGGCCGAGCCGATTCTTCGACCGTCCTGGACGGAACCCTCAGCATCGGCGTGACGTGCGGCTGCGAACCCGGAACCGCCGAGGAAGCCGCGCACGCCGCAGCAGCCGCCAGCGGATAA